One window of Terriglobia bacterium genomic DNA carries:
- a CDS encoding SET domain-containing protein-lysine N-methyltransferase, with protein MSLVNGVTVQLRPDHQRGLFVLRPVSKDEILVTYDGPIIDHPTRYSIQIDKNRHIDGTPDSNACLNHSCAPNTYVDWAGVFLRALRNLEAGEELTCNYLTTDWELHEKFVCHCGAPNCYGELKGFKYLSPEQQQVLEPFLPEFMKRKRDRHLPC; from the coding sequence GTGTCGCTTGTGAATGGAGTCACGGTGCAGCTGCGCCCAGACCATCAGCGCGGACTCTTCGTGCTGAGGCCCGTCTCGAAGGATGAGATCCTCGTCACCTACGATGGCCCGATCATCGATCATCCCACGCGGTACTCGATTCAGATCGACAAGAACCGGCACATCGACGGCACACCCGATTCAAATGCGTGCCTGAATCACTCTTGCGCTCCAAACACCTATGTGGACTGGGCTGGCGTCTTCCTGCGGGCGCTGCGCAACCTTGAGGCCGGCGAGGAGCTCACCTGTAATTACCTGACCACCGATTGGGAGCTTCACGAGAAGTTCGTCTGTCATTGCGGCGCTCCGAACTGTTATGGCGAACTCAAGGGCTTCAAGTACCTGTCCCCGGAACAGCAACAGGTGCTGGAACCGTTTCTACCGGAGTTCATGAAGAGAAAGAGGGACAGACACCTGCCTTGCTGA
- a CDS encoding methyltransferase domain-containing protein, with product MAFTNCYGDTTRAEAYAQLEFANTYYLAYRDLPAIVREHVTGTRALDFGCGTGRSTRFVRQLGFDVVGVDIAPEMIAKARAIDPGGDYRLVKDDDLSEFQARAFDLAVSLFTFDNIPGFETKVRLFHDLGALLSSTGKMVSVVSSPEIYTHEWASFSTKDYPENRLARSGDTVKIITTDFADRRPTEDILWTDESYRDVYARAGLSLGATYKPLAQGDEPYQWVNETRVAPWVIYVLMRQSGVG from the coding sequence ATGGCCTTCACCAACTGCTATGGAGACACCACTCGGGCCGAGGCGTACGCGCAGCTCGAATTCGCCAATACCTACTACCTGGCTTACAGAGACCTTCCCGCCATTGTCCGGGAGCACGTCACCGGAACTCGGGCACTCGATTTCGGCTGCGGCACCGGGCGTTCGACCCGATTTGTGCGGCAGCTTGGCTTCGACGTGGTGGGCGTCGATATCGCACCCGAGATGATCGCGAAGGCCAGGGCGATTGACCCCGGCGGGGACTACCGGCTGGTCAAGGATGATGACTTGAGCGAATTTCAGGCCAGGGCGTTCGATCTTGCCGTTTCCCTCTTCACCTTCGACAACATCCCCGGGTTTGAAACAAAGGTGCGGCTGTTCCACGATCTTGGAGCACTGTTGAGTTCCACGGGAAAGATGGTCAGCGTCGTCTCGTCACCTGAAATCTATACCCATGAGTGGGCGTCGTTCTCGACGAAGGACTACCCCGAGAACCGATTGGCTCGCTCGGGAGACACGGTGAAAATCATCACCACCGACTTCGCCGACCGCAGGCCCACCGAAGACATTCTCTGGACCGATGAATCGTACCGCGATGTGTACGCCCGCGCCGGACTAAGTCTGGGCGCAACGTACAAACCCCTGGCCCAAGGCGATGAGCCCTACCAGTGGGTCAATGAAACGAGGGTCGCCCCGTGGGTCATCTATGTGCTCATGCGGCAATCGGGTGTTGGATAA